AGATGGAAGCGTGATGCATGCGCACTAGAACTTCGTCATGGTCCATATCGGGAATGGGCACCTCAGTCACTTCAATGCCGCCGAATTTCTTTTCCTTTTTCACGATCGCTTTCACTGGCATCTCTCCCCTTCAGCTTATACTTTCGGAACGCCGAGGCCGGCTGCGCCCAATTCGGAGGTAACAGACTCCGGATAATACCGTTCGATCATTTGAATGCCCAGCGCGGCTCGATGGACTCTCTCTTGACACAAGCTGATATTGGTAGCTTCCCATTGTTTCCCGGAAGGATACACGTCGGGATGATTCTTGAGGCCGAATTTAATATAAACCGGAGACAACACTCTGATGATTTCCGGGATTTCATAATAGCGGATAAAACCTCCGAAGTTATCCGGCACTTCTACATAGAGATCAATCGGTATGTCGATCGCTTGCCGGATCGCGGCCAGCTTCGGCAGCGTCAAAGCCGTGGGAACGTTGTACGTGTCCGCTCCCAAGTCCTGCATTAACTTTACGGATACCGGATTTGCAGCCGCCAGCTGCACAGAGACTTTAACCACGAAATCGGGAGGCAGCATGCCCGTCTTTTTCATTTCCTTGGTCATCATCAGCAGCCCTTCGTCCGCCACTAGAGCTCCACGCAGGCCCAGATCGGCTCCTCTTTTCAGGTCCTCCATGGCGTAGACAAGCTGATCCGCGCCTTCATGCCTAAGCGCGATGGATTTCCCCGCCGACGTAAACGGCTGCGCGCTGATATCCCATGTGCCGCGAGGCCCGACGAATAAGCTGAGCTCCATGCCCCTCTCGGCAGTCATTCGGCACATTTCCTTGATCTCATCGTCCGTCTGCAGCATGATCCCGCTTCCTTGGGAAATCCGGTGCACGGTAATGCCGTACTTGTCAATTTCATTCAAGGTCGCTTCCAAAGCCCGCGGCCCTTCCACACTGGGAAGCTCGATCCGATACTGCGCTCCGTCGGGAAAACGTTTATTTGAATCAGGGAGATTATACAGATCGCCTGACGGATAGCCCAACGATTCTAGTAAGCTTCTGGATTGTTTCATGTTAAACTCCTTTCAGTGCTTGAACGGTACTTCCGCATCTTCATATACGACATTGGGTACAACACCATGCGCAGCGTCCGTGCAGCCTACGAGGCGGTTGGATGCGGCTACATTCTTCTGCCGCTTCAGCAAGCGTTGCTTTCTTTTGGCACCCAACGATTTACGGGATTCTCTCAGGTCTCCCTGATAAGCTTCCATTTTCCCGTTTTCAAATTGTTGTTCATCGAGCAAGTCGATCGTTTTTGCGCGAAAACGCAAATGCAGTACATCCCCCTGTTTCAAGTACAGGATTCCGCCGTCATACAAAGCCTCGGGTGTCATATGTCCGATTGCGGCGCCGTAAGTGACGCCGGAGTATCGGCCGTCGCTGATGAGAGTGGCCAGTTTCTTCAACTGGACGTTCGCATTAATATGCTGCATGGGGGTGAACATTTCTGGCATTCCGAAGGCGCTCGGCCCTTGTCCGGAAATGACGACAGTAATTTTCAAAATTTCCCGGCGGATCATTTCCCTGAACAAATCGTCGTAATCAAGATTTTTCGCTTCTGCGGAAGTGCCTGGAGCGTTCATTTCCCACATGGCCAGCAAACGGTTTTGCGAAAACACCCTTTTTTCCCTCAGCTCATCAAGAAGATGGGGGTTCAACAGCTCGCGGTTCGCTTCCTCTTCGTTTTCAAAGAACAGAACAAAGGATACTTTTTCGTCAAATTGGTCGATTTGCCGGGTGGGCATGCCGCTGATTTTGACCACGGCGCTTTCAAAAA
This window of the Ferviditalea candida genome carries:
- a CDS encoding U32 family peptidase, translated to MKQSRSLLESLGYPSGDLYNLPDSNKRFPDGAQYRIELPSVEGPRALEATLNEIDKYGITVHRISQGSGIMLQTDDEIKEMCRMTAERGMELSLFVGPRGTWDISAQPFTSAGKSIALRHEGADQLVYAMEDLKRGADLGLRGALVADEGLLMMTKEMKKTGMLPPDFVVKVSVQLAAANPVSVKLMQDLGADTYNVPTALTLPKLAAIRQAIDIPIDLYVEVPDNFGGFIRYYEIPEIIRVLSPVYIKFGLKNHPDVYPSGKQWEATNISLCQERVHRAALGIQMIERYYPESVTSELGAAGLGVPKV